The following proteins come from a genomic window of Meles meles chromosome 1, mMelMel3.1 paternal haplotype, whole genome shotgun sequence:
- the LOC123950677 gene encoding small ubiquitin-related modifier 2-like, producing the protein MADEKPKEGVKTENNDHINLQVAGQDGSVVQFKIKRHTPLSKLMKAYCERQGLSMRQIRFRFDGQPIDETDTPAQLEMEDEDTIAVFQQQTGGVS; encoded by the coding sequence ATGGCTGACGAAAAGCCCAAGGAAGGAGTCAAGACTGAGAACAACGATCATATTAATTTGCAGGTGGCGGGGCAGGATGGTTCTGTGGTGCAGTTTAAGATTAAGAGGCATACACCACTTAGTAAACTAATGAAAGCCTATTGTGAACGACAGGGTTTGTCAATGAGGCAGATCAGATTCCGATTTGATGGGCAGCCAATCGACGAAACAGACACACCTGCACAGTTGGAAATGGAGGACGAAGATACGATTGCTGTGTTCCAGCAGCAGACAGGGGGTGTCTCCTAA